The genomic interval CCAGCCGCAGCAGGGGCTGCTGATCAGCGTCGCCATCGTCGCATCCTTGACGTCACGCGACGCCGTGCGTGGTGGGCGTGGCCCGCCCGCTCTGTGCCGTCCGTCCAAAATGGCGGAGCTGGACCTGCTGGGCTCGATCCTGAGCTCCATGGAGCCTCCGCCGCCGCTGGCAGGAAGAGAGGCCCGGAGGGCGAAGGGTGGGTCGGAGGGGGGTTCTGCTTGGCTTGGCTGCCCTGGGCCAAGGCTGCGGGCTCCGGGGGCCCCGAGCGGAGCTTAGCTGCAGCCATGGATGGAGCCCCTGGCCTTGAGCCTTGGCCgaccctttccctctctcccttcagaGCAAACGGCTCAGCTGAAGAAGCTCCAGGAGCAAGAGAAGCGCCAGAAGGCGGAGTTCCGGAAGAGGGTCGGTTCTGCCGCTGCCttggaagggaggcagggagggcaagaGAGCAGTCCCGGGcctggccccctcctcctcctcctcactggccgcctttcccttcttcctccgcaGATGGAGAAGGAGGTCTCCGACTTCATCCAGGACAGCGGCCAAACCAAGAAGAAGTTCCGGCCCATGAACAAGATCGAGCGCAGCATCCTGTGAGTCTCCGCCTCCCAGGATCCTGGGGCTCGGCTCCCAAAGGCACTCCTCCCTCCAGACTTGCGGGCTTCCGATCTGCGGATTGGATTAATACGTTCTgtctagggatatctaggtcctccactgcaactctatggtcaacattaactaaaggttgcactgagagacctagagatccctagagaggacactctcctaggcctttgtagctcttccatctcagttctatggtcagtgttctgtcggacgttggccacagagtgccctggaggacctagagatccctagggAGAGGACACTTCctggcctttgtagctcttccatctcagttctaggtcagtgtctgtcggacttggaccacagagttgctggaggacctagagatccctaggaggacactctcctaggcctttgtagctcttccatctcagttctatggtcagtgtctgtcggacgttggccacagagttgccctggaggacctagagatctaGAGAGGGACACTCTCCTAGCCTTTGTGCTCTTCCATctagttctatggtcagtgtctgtcggacgttggccacagagttgccctggaggacctagagtccCTAGGGAGGACACTCTcctgggcctttgtagctcttccatctcCGTTCTATGGTccgtgtctgtcggacgttgccACAgagtgccctggaggacctagagatccctagggAGGACACTCTCCTCTGCCTTGTACTCTTCCATCTcatttctatggtcagtgttcTGTCGGACgttgccacagagttgccctggggacctagagatccctagagggacactctcctaggcctttgtagctctttcATCAGTTTCTCTGTCGTGTCTGTCGgcgttggccacagagtttgccctggggacctagagatccctagggAGGCACTCTCctggcctttgtagctcttccatctcagttctatggtcagtgtctgtcggacgtgccacagagttgccctggaggacctagcgatcCCTAGGGAGGACACCTCTCCTAGCCTTTGTAGCTCTTCatctcagttctatggtcagtgtctgtcggacgttggccacagagttgccctgggacctagagatccctagagaggacactctcctggcctttgtagctcttccatctcattctatggtcagtgtctgtcggacgttggcccacagagttgccctggggaCCTGAgatcctagagaggacactctcctaggcctttttgctcttccatctcagttctatggtcagtgtctgtcggacgttggccacagagttgccctggaggacctagagatccctagagagggacactctcctaggcctttgtagctcttccatctcagttctatggtcagtgtctgtcggacgttggccacagagttgccctggaggacctagagatccctagggAGGACACTCTCctggcctttgtagctcttccatctcagttctatggtcagtgtctgtcggacgttggccacagagttgccctggaggacctaggatccctagagaggacactctcctaggcctttgtagctcttccatctcagttctatggtcagtgtctgtcggacgttggccacagagttgccctggaggacctagagatccctagagaggacactccctagcctttgtagctcttccatctcgttctatggtcagtgtctgtcgacgttggccagagttgccctggaggacctagagatccctcggaggacactctcctaggcctttgtagtcttccatctcagttctatggtctgtctgtcggacgttggcacAGCGTTCCCTGGGGgaactagagatccctagagaggacactctcctaggcctttgtagctcttccatctcagtttctatggtcagtgtctgtcggacgttggccacagagttgccctggaggaccctagagatccctagagaggacactctcctaggcctttgtagctcttccatctcagttctctggtcagtgtctgtcggcgTTGGCCACAGGTtgcccggaggacctagagatccctagagaggacactctcctaggcctttgtagctcttccatctcagttctatggtcagtgttctgtcggacgttggccacaagAGTTGCCCtggggacctagagatccctaggaGGACACTCTCcgaggcctttgtagctcttccatctcagttctatggtcagtgtctgtcgacgttggccacagagttgccctggaggacctagagatccctagggAGGACACTCTCCTGGGCCTTGTAGCTCTTCCATCTCAGTTCTTGGTCAGTGtttgtcggacgttggccacagagttgccctggaggacctagagatccctagagggACACTCTCCTAGGCCTTGTAGCTCTTCCATCTCAGTTCTATGGTCCAGTGTCTTTCGGACGTTGCCACAGAGTTGCCGGGGACCTAGAgtccctagagaggacactctcctaggcctttgtctcttccatctcagttctatggtcagtgttgtcggacgttggccacagagttgccctggaggacctagagatccctagaggaggacactctcctaggcctttgtagctcttccatctcagttctatggtcagtgtctgtcggacgttggccacagagttgccctggaggacctagagatccctaggaGGCACTCTCctggcctttgtagctcttccatctcagttctatggtcagtgtgtgtctgtcggacgttggccacagagttgccctgggggacctagagatccctagagaggacactctcctagcctttgtagctcttccatctcagttctatggtcagtgtctgtcggacgttggcccacagagttgccctggggactagagatccctagaaggacactctcctaggcctttgtagctcttccatctcagttctattcagtgtctgtcggacgttggccacagagttgccctggggaCCTGTAGATCCCTAGGGAGGACACTATCCTAGGCCTTGTTAGCTCTTCCATCTCAGTTCTATGgtccagtgtctgtcggacgttggccacacgagttgccctggaggacctagagatccctagagagacaCTCTCctggcctttgtagctcttccatctcagttctatggtcagtgtctgtcggacgttggccacagagttgccctggggaCCCTAGAGATCCCTAGGAGGGACactctctaggcctttgtagctcttccatctcagttctctggtcagtgtctgtcggacgtttgccacagagttgccctggaggacctagagatccctagggAGGaacactctcctaggcctttgtagctcttccatctccagttctatggtcagtgtctgtcggacgttggccacagagtttgcctggaggacctagagatccctagagaggacactctcctaggcctttgtagctcttccctctcagttctatggtcagtgtctgtcggacgtggCCACaggagttgccctggaggacctagaatccCTAGGAGAGGAACCACTCTCCTAGGCTCTTTGTAGCTCTTCCtctcagttctatggtcagtgtctgtcggacgttggcacacagagttgccctggaggaccagaatcCCTAGAGGAACACTCTCCTCAGCCTTTGAGCTCTTCCATTCaggttctatggtcagtgtctgtcggacgtggccaacagagttgccctgggggacctagagatccctagaggaGGACACTCCTAGGCCTTGTAGCTCTTCCAATCTCAGTTCTATGGTTCAGGTCTGTGGACgtttggccacagagttgccctggaggacctagaggagATCCCTAGAGGACATCTCCTAGGCCTTTTAGCTTCTCCATCTCAGTTCTATGGTcggtctgtcggacgttggccacagagtgcccgagaggacctagagatccctagagaggacacttcctagcgcctttgtagctcttccatctcATTCTATgcgtcagtgtctgtcagacgttggccacagatTTGCccctgggggacctagagatccctagagcggacactctcctaggcctattgtagctcttccatctcagttctatggtcagtgtcgtcagacgttggccacagagtttgccctggggacctagagatccctagagaggacactctcctaggcctttgtagctcttccatctcATAGTTCTATGGTTCAGTGTCTGTCGGAGTTGGGCCACAGAGTTTgcggacctagagatccctagagaggtgtcctctcaggtaaaaacatgatgtttttgttatttgcaattttccccAAATTAATGGGGGTCATTTGCCCCTAAACCTAGCAAATATAgaaggacaagtgtatatatacagtcagccctctcttttcacaggggatccgttccagacacacacctcTGCGGAAACAGAGACTTGCAGATATTGAAGCTCCATAGGCTTCAATGGGGGCATGTGTCCACAAGCAGCCATAGGTCCATACCCCATGTTAATCCCCTCCGTTTTCTCCTCATGAGTAAGCAATGGTGACAGGTCTGAggtccatgaaaacagaggggcaactctgtgtgtgtgtgtaaaacacagaacgatggatgcaagctccaggagaagagatgcCACCTTAACATCAGGAGctccctgagagtaagggctgttggacagtggaccAAAATCCCTCCAATaatttggtggagtctcctcctttggaagtgcttaaagagaggctgggttggggatggtttgattgtgagttcctgcatggcccttctTAGGGTCTTTTCctagtctatgattctatgaaatacacaTAGACATATGCAGCTGGCCTTTTTCCAACACTGAAGTTCACAAAACAGATATAAATACAAATGTATTCTACAAAACACACTAGAGTGCTTGAACTCCCCAAGAGGAGGGTCTCAGACATTAAAGCTGTTTCAGACTCTCTCCGTGGCGTCTTCAAGCGCTTGaaagcctttgttgttgttgctgttgggtgccttcaagttgtttccaacttagaaacctagagttggaagagatcccaaaaagaccctgatccagtccaacgcccttcttctgccatgcaggaactctccatcaaagcattcccaagagatgaccatccagcctctgcttaaagccctcagaggaaggagactcaaaggcagcatcttccactgtccaacagcccttactgtcaggaagttttcctggagcttgcatccatcgttctgggtcctgttctctggagcagcagaaaacaagtttgctcgcAACAGTTAAGAAACCATCAAATCAACAATTGTGTTAAAaaggagagacagtgtggtgtagtggtctgagcactggactaggactctggaaaccttGGTTTGAATCtttgtttggccatgaaaatccattagatgaccttgggcaagttacattctctcagactcagagaaaggcaaatgcaaactccctctgaacctcatgataggttcacctttgtgtctccataagctggaaaggttttgaaggcacacaacaacaacaaatcattctcAGCAGCATTTTCTAATTAatgcttttctgttgttgttatctttatTTCTGACTCGCTTCCCCCCCAAATCGGGGGctgctgctttaattgtcatggctccatcctatagaaacaTGGGGTTTCCatcttgttgtggcaccagaaggctaaatgtctcacaaagtacACATCCCAGATTTCTGAAAAGCAGAGCGGCTGCTTCCAAATGGCTCCTGAGGCAGGGCCTGGCCCTCAAGCTGATCGAAGCATTGCACAACAAAAAGCAGccttgggccagggcagttaaagcggtgtcaaattgcattagttctgcagtgtagatgcagcctgggtctaAGGGCTTACATCTTAAACTGATTGCAATACAGTTAAGGGTCACCTTGAGTActggttttggggaaagggcaagaTGTAGCGGttataaaaagaagcaaaaaacgCATATTAAGAATGTGATTATTTGTATGAGGAAAGATCTCTAAGGCGGTCTGTTGCTGGCCACTCCATTGGCTTTGGAAAGTTACCTTGTTGGTCCGTAACGCCCAGCTTCCACTTTGTCCATCTGGCTGACCCTGGAGTTGTTCTGTGCAAAGTACCTTTTCTAGTCCTTTTGGCACTTGATGAAGTTCAGGGTTGCTCTTGCTGCTTCTTGCATGAAAGGCTGCGTTCTCCACCTTCCATTGTGACTTTTCCTTTCAGGCACGACGTGGTGGAAGTGGCCGGCCTCACCTCCTTCTCCTTTGGCGAGGAAGAGGAGTCGCGATACGTCATGATTTTTAAGAAGGCAAGTGGGAGGGAGGTCTGGATGAGGCTCTGCCCTAGTCCCCTTTCCAGGAGTCTGGCCAGATTTCTAGCCTGCAGCTCCCACTTTTGAGCCGCTCTTCTTTTCCTAGGAGTTTGCCCCGTCGGATGAGGAGCTGGAGGCCTATCGCCGGGGAGAAGAGTGGGACCCACAGCAGGCCGAAGAGAAGCGGAGGCTGAAGGTGAGCCATCTTCCTTTTGAGGGGGAAGGGGGTCGCAACTGGCAAGAGTCTGGGGTCTCATTGAAAGCCAGCGCGACGAATATATGGAGACTTACTCAATTACCGTTAGTTGTAAACTTGAGCTGaaactttcttgttttctaaACATTTGGTGcaaagccagcatagtgcagtggccTGATAGTTGGACTGGGGCTCTGAagagccagggttcaaatcctctttCAGGCAAGAAAAAcctctgagtgaccttaggcaagtcccactctctcagcctgagagcaaACACCTCCGAAGGCATCTTCCTTCAAAAACCCCTTGGCATCTCTGCTTTACACTTGCCAGGTGCCCAAAATAACTTgaagaataacaataatatagTTAATTGTATCCCGCATCTCCCGTTTGAGGATCAAGGCGGCACACAAcgtcatcaacaacaacagcttccCCTAAGACaccccctccctttttaaaaaatggttctttAACATCATTGAAAGCCTCTCGGAGGGCCACTGGGACAGCTTTGCTGTGCTTTCAGTCCCAGCCGTGGAACTCCTTCCAGCAAGAAGGGCACTTGGGTTGTCTGCCTGCCGCCAGGGAAAGGCCTTTTCATCTTGGCAGGCTCTTGGTTTTTAAACCTTGTGGTGGAAGAGTGCTTTCAGTGTTTTTATGTACTTCATTATGTTTTCAGCATAGttggtattgttttaactgtgccCTTTTTAGTAGAATTGTTGGTGTAATCATTTCTTAACTTTTGGAAAGTAAGATTTTAGCTGAACTTTGTTTGCATCCTGTGCTGCAGAAAGGATGAAGTATTAATGAAAGGGTTTGCAGGCTTGTTTTAAGTCCAAGTGAGGCCATGGGAGCGGGGCTTCACATGGCCTGGGGGtttgggggggaagggggttAAAAGATTTGGAGTCCTTTGGCATCCCAGGGAGAGGGCTGCAAATTCAGCTTTGGGGTGCATGTCATCCCTGGGCTGCTCTCTCAGCTTGATCTGAGCAGGTGAGTGTTTAGAAACTGAGAAGCCAGAAAAGAGCTGCCAGGACATCTGCTTGCTAACATTGTTCAGAACTGACACGCCTTTGAGAGTGTCAGATGTGTTCCCAAGATGTATAGGTACTGGGTCATTCCATAAAGAGATGAACACCTCCCTCATTGCAGCCCCTTAACCTCTTCAGGACACATGAAAGGCTGTTCACaaaggtcatggtttccagatctctcCTTCATCCCTCCTCACTATGAGGGAAGATGAGGTGCCTTCAGTGACTGGAATGGGGACTTTTCTTTGCCCTTTCCTGAGCAACCTCACAATCCCTGCCCATCCACACCCCTTTTTCTGCCCAAAGGAGCTGGCTCAGAGGGAGGCAGAAGAGGACGCTCGGAAGGGGCCCACAGTGGTCAACCCCAACACGGACTACAAGGACAAGTACAGCCACCTCATTGGCAAAGTGGCCGCCAAGGATGCTGCCCACGCTATGGAGGCCAACAAGGCCTATGGCTGTGGTGAGTCCACATACCAGTGAGCGCCTGGCAGAGTTTGGGGTTGGGCAAGGGAGACACTTATTTTATCCGTGTTTTAGAGCATTTGTATCTCACCCTATTGTTTCAGAGGGTACAAGGAAAACAGATTTGAagtgtttaaaacaattaaaatgatttcGAACTAACAAAACATGTTAAGCTATTCAGTaagctaaaatattttaaaccatgTCTGGGTGTTGTGGAATAGATTGTTAGCTTCCAAACAGTTCTGTTTTTACCCGATGCTGAAATGAAGCTAGCATTAGTTGATGCCAGTGAGGCATTCCACAAACCGGGTGCCACCTCTGAGAAGGCTCTGAGCCCCTGTCTTCCCTGTCCTGCTGTGGGAAGAGGCCAGAGTCCCTATGGAGGGAGACCAGGAGGGGTGGCTCTCAGGCTCTTCCAGTGTCCCGGTCCAGCCCTAATGGGGGTTTCCAAATGACACCCGTTGAGGTTATGGGTGGTTTTTCACCTCCTGTATGCCCCCCATTCTCAAAAGTTGAAAGTCCTCTCCCAAGAAATAGTTACTGGCAATAAGACCTTCAGGCTGAACTATGGCATCTGGGTGCCACCACCACTGGCACACAGCCCCCAGTAACTGCTCTGAAATTGAACTTGGCCCCCAGGGACCTGAAGGAGGCCCTCCATGTTGCTTCTGAGCTGCCTGTGTTCTCAGGGTGGGGAGCACCCTTCATAGCAGAGTCCCAAAAGGCTTGGCTTCTGTTCTTTCTCCCAATAGTTCCTGTTGCCAACAAGCGGGACACGCGCTCCATCGAAGAGGCCATGAATGAGATCCGTGCAAAGAAGCGGCTGCGCCAGAGCGAGGATGAGGGCGCCAATCTGCCCCCCAGCAGCAGCACCCGCAGCAACTCGTAGGACTCTGGTTTGCCATGGGGGGGGGCCTCATGCCGCCTGGGTGCTTGCGACTAATTCAGGGAAATTTCCTCTCCAGGACAGAGGCTGTTATTTGTGAGTTGTGTTTTGAGGTGCTCCAGAGTGGATTGGGGGGGGCTAAGGGAGAGGCTGCTGAGGcccctttcctcccccctttcctcccctccctttcgGTTATTTAACGCCCAGCCTAGGATTGCATTTTAATATTGCCATAGGagggggcttttaaaaaaagttactgcGCCTGAGCCAGGGTGGGACCTCGCATTGCGGGGCTCTGTGGGTATCTGTGGACAGGCTTTGAGAGGATGGACTGGGAAATAAAGAGTAACTGTGCCCCTCCCCAAAGGCTTCCCTGGCATATTGTTCAGCCCCTCCTGCCAACAGAAGCTGCCACTTCAGACCCACAGAGGTGGTCCAGTGGTGGGGTTTGTGTTACAGGCCCTGcaacctcttcctcccctcccaccGAAAAGTCTTAgtgcattgcccccccccccccagagttaTAAGATAGACCTGGCTGTGGTCTCACATGGGTCCACTGGGGGGAGCTGTGCCCATTGGCGCCCTCCTGCGCATGTCTTTCTGCCGCCAGAGGGAGAAATCAGCGGGAGACTCAGTGGCTGGACTGCCTCCTTGGCTCTTGGGGTCACTGTTGCCCAGCTCCTCTGTCTGTCAATGGCATTGGCAAATGGTGGCAGTATTACTGCACTGTCCAGAATCCCCAGGCAGCATGACCAGCAACCATGCTGGCTGGCTGATTCTGGGAGTCCCAAAAAGGCCCCTGCCACAGAGAAGGGGCCCTCTTACCCCTTGCAAGGAAAACTTGTTGTGGCAAAGGGATGGTCTTGGCTGCATTGGGATGGCGAGGGGGATCCCTTTGTCCCCAATGGGACGGACCCTAGCTTTGGGAGGCTGCAGGGAGAGCGTGGCCAAGTCTCCTTCTGCTCTTGGCCAATGTTCCTGGCAAGGTTTCCTTGTGAAGTGTGTAAATAGATGGGGAGTTTCGTCCTGCCCTCTTGCTGGGTCTCAGCTGTGGGGAGGGCTGCTGCCCCCATTGTACTCCCCTTGTACTTCATCTTTCTGTGATGTCAGATTGTAAATTCTTCTGGGGGGAACTGGGGAGAAGAGggcaaagtgtgtgtttgtgtcaccCATTAAACGCCTGTTTTGAGTGCAGCTTTGTGTCTGTCTCTTATGCTTTCAGGAGCAAGAACTGGGTTTGTGACTCATTTTAAGCTCAAGAAAAATAAGGGTAGGAAAGAGACAAGCGAGGGGAGGCTTTGATGGTTTTGGTACTGCTAGAAATTGGGCAAGATATCCTGATAAAATTAATCCCACAGCTGACCATTGGTGGCACTTGGTGCTGCCACGAAAGGGGGCTCTGACCTCAAGAGAGGGCTGTCTGGGTGACAGCAGAAGCAGGAGATCCTTGCTCTTGgctgttccatcctcaatatgacatcccttcatatacttaaacaggactctcatatcacctctcaaccttctcttctccaggctaaacatacccagctccctaagtcattcctcatagggcttcatagtttccagaccaccattttagtcgccctcctttggacacgctccagtttctcaatgtcctttttgaattgtagggcccagaactggactaagtattattccaggtggggcctgaccaaagcagaatagaggggcactattacttcccttgatctagtccATGTCTCTTAGGAAGCAGGAGTAGTTGATGGCAGGAGTTATTAAACTCTGAAGGTGGTGGACTTCCCTTCGCAGGTTTCATAAGCAGGTTGGCTGAGCCCCTTTTCAGATggctttgcttgtgtattccgacatggcagggggttggactgaatggcccttgggggtgccttccaactccatgattctgctTGTGACAGTGTAATAGACTCCCTAggaaggtctttaaagagaggatgGATCCCCACTCTTAGGGGTGCTTTTGCTGAGGTGCCAGcagtggcagaagggggttggactagttTGCTCTTAGGATCCCTCCTGCTCTGTGGCTCCATGCAGGACTCCTTCCACACATGCATGACTTTCTGAGGTCTGAAGCTGTCCCTGTCTGGTTCTCTGAAAGTGAGGACAAGAGCAGGCACTGCTGGCCTTTGTGGGCCTTTTAGAGGGTGGTGGAGGCAACGGCGCCCGGTGGCAGAGATGGGGACACTGCAGCTGCGCTCACCCCACGCCCTGCACTAAAGGTAACAGGAGACACAAAGGGAGGTTCTGGTGCAGCTGCCTTTTTATTCAGCCCCCCTAGATGGCATTTGGAGAGGCTCCACAGGTGTGCAGTGAGTATGTTTCCATAACAGCCTGAGCGAGGGTGAGATTCGGATGGCCCCCAGAGCTGTTCTTGGGGGTGCAAGGCAGGAAGAAGGTTGGGTGATCAGTatctcctccttcctttggaGGCCGGAGCCTGGGTCTTACTTGGCCAGAGGGTTCCGGAATTTGCGCCCAGCGAATTGGGCGTTATTCCCCAGCTCTTCCTCAATCCTGCAAAACAAGAAGACAGGCAGCTGTTCTTAGGCCCAGCCCAGCAGAGGGTTCAGGGTGATGAATGTACAGTTTGagggctttcccccctcctcagcaGCCCCCTGCAAGCCCtggctggaggggaggggagggctttttaagGACTGCTCACCTCATCAGCTGGTTGTACTTGGCCAGACGCTCCGACCGGCAAGGGGCTCCGGTTTTGATCTATAAAAGAGCACCCAAAGTATTATAAAACCTTGCCCAGTGAGTGGGAGAAGGTGCACTATGAATTAATATGACCAGCAAAGAGAAGGTGCACTAGGATGGTCCCTTGGCTCCAGGTGAACAGTAGCCTCTCACCTGTCCTGTGCAGAGCCCCACCACCAGGTCAGCGATGAAGGTGTCCTCTGTCTCCCCGGAGCGGTGGCTCACCATGACCCCCCAGCCGTTGCTCTGGGCCAGTTTGCAGCTGTGAAAGGGAGCAGGAGAAGCCATCAGAGGGGGCATCGGGAGCACCCCTCCCAGGAGCACACCTCCAAGCCTCCCCAGGCGAGGTGGGCCCACTTGAGAGGCCCCACGTCCCTCTGCCACCCGGCCAGTCACTCACGCCTGGATGGACTCTGTGACAGAGCCAATCTGGTTGACCTTGAGGAGGAGGCAGTTGCAGGCCTTCTGCTCCACGGCCTTCTGGATGCGCTTGGGGTTGGTGACTGTCAGGTCGTCTCCCACAATCTGAATCTGCACCTGGGTCAGGAACTTCTTCCATGTTTCCCAGTCGTCCTGGTCAAAGGGGTCCTCAATGGAAACAACTGGCAGGAGTGAGTGGGGAAGAGTTTAAAAGGTAGCACGTCCTAATGGTCTCTCCCTGACCTGCTCTGTCCTGGATCCAAACATTGCTTTGAGAGGCAAAGGAGGGCCCCAGGGAGCCTTGGGCATGGGAAGAGTGCTCCTGGCCATATACAGAGCGCTCCCCCGCATGGCTGTCAGGGGTCTTTGAAGAAGGCTTGCAGTGCATGAGTCAGGACTGCAAGGCAGGGTTGAGTGCTGTGGATCTGCTCTGGGTTACAGGCTGA from Sceloporus undulatus isolate JIND9_A2432 ecotype Alabama chromosome 6, SceUnd_v1.1, whole genome shotgun sequence carries:
- the SPAG7 gene encoding sperm-associated antigen 7, encoding MAELDLLGSILSSMEPPPPLAGREARRAKEQTAQLKKLQEQEKRQKAEFRKRMEKEVSDFIQDSGQTKKKFRPMNKIERSILHDVVEVAGLTSFSFGEEEESRYVMIFKKEFAPSDEELEAYRRGEEWDPQQAEEKRRLKELAQREAEEDARKGPTVVNPNTDYKDKYSHLIGKVAAKDAAHAMEANKAYGCVPVANKRDTRSIEEAMNEIRAKKRLRQSEDEGANLPPSSSTRSNS